The following proteins are encoded in a genomic region of Coffea eugenioides isolate CCC68of chromosome 6, Ceug_1.0, whole genome shotgun sequence:
- the LOC113772806 gene encoding nodulation-signaling pathway 2 protein-like — MGSQLLQPSWPLYSTVSLDHAGLHSFPMDICIDEPHDFSSSFATEKSSGISFDSYFAAVTSPDSLVEFLIFDDEKRGGDTMAHIMDGLEPISSSGAIEEDCQWLEESDNGEDYISSQLTPEADAWSACPPMEQSKPGSASTMNATPSENMSLTFPPVNNMGTDTQLGLHHLLTALGEAVENGHQELAEVIVRRITERIDPLGEALERLAFNLFQSAENQGSYLRQQSTKNFEAAFKAFYQWFPYGRFAHFTANSAILEAMPSDAETIHIVDFDMGEGIQWPPLMDSISRKGKSLRLTSIISGDSCWVFEETRQRLYDHARSLGLSLNVEEMALEDLVAEMKRTKKKGGAREWLAFNLMVALPHMGRRADRSRVVEFLTLAKDLLVYSAGDKGIITIGDGEAGGNFANCPEYSSFFNSHFTHYQALFESMECNFPVYLAEARIAMESLFLAPYVSSHSWFQHWQDARGSQPLCGLDGRRMSRDCLIEAKEIVNEQKASYKVNFQKENENEIVLEWRGIPIVRVSSWI, encoded by the coding sequence ATGGGGTCCCAACTTCTTCAACCTTCATGGCCACTTTACAGCACAGTAAGTCTTGATCATGCTGGACTCCACAGTTTTCCGATGGATATTTGCATAGACGAACCGCACGACTTTTCTTCCTCATTCGCCACCGAGAAATCCTCTGGAATTTCCTTTGATTCATATTTTGCGGCCGTGACTTCCCCTGATAGCCTTGTTGAATTCCTAATTTTCGATGATGAGAAGCGAGGCGGGGATACCATGGCGCATATTATGGACGGCCTTGAGCCTATTTCGAGCAGTGGGGCGATCGAGGAAGATTGCCAATGGTTGGAGGAAAGCGATAACGGCGAGGACTATATTTCCTCACAGCTGACTCCGGAAGCAGACGCATGGAGTGCTTGCCCTCCAATGGAACAGAGCAAACCCGGCTCGGCATCCACCATGAATGCTACACCATCAGAGAACATGAGCCTGACTTTCCCTCCAGTGAACAACATGGGAACAGACACCCAATTGGGCCTCCATCACCTATTGACGGCTCTTGGAGAAGCCGTGGAGAATGGTCACCAGGAGCTCGCCGAGGTGATAGTGAGACGCATAACTGAAAGAATCGACCCCCTAGGAGAAGCCCTGGAACGCCTTGCCTTTAATCTTTTCCAATCCGCAGAGAACCAAGGCAGCTACCTCAGGCAGCAGTCCACCAAGAATTTTGAGGCTGCTTTCAAGGCTTTCTACCAGTGGTTCCCCTACGGGAGGTTTGCCCACTTTACTGCTAATTCAGCCATCCTAGAGGCTATGCCAAGTGACGCAGAAACAATTCATATAGTAGACTTCGACATGGGAGAAGGGATCCAATGGCCTCCTTTGATGGACTCAATAAGCCGGAAGGGAAAGTCATTGAGATTGACATCCATCATATCAGGAGATTCCTGTTGGGTTTTCGAAGAAACAAGGCAGCGATTGTATGATCACGCTCGATCTTTAGGCCTCAGTTTGAATGTTGAGGAGATGGCGCTGGAAGATTTAGTGGCTGAGATGAAAAGAACGAAGAAGAAAGGCGGTGCAAGAGAATGGTTGGCCTTCAACTTAATGGTTGCGCTTCCTCACATGGGACGGCGGGCCGACAGAAGTCGTGTCGTGGAGTTTCTAACGCTAGCGAAGGATTTATTAGTTTATTCTGCCGGCGATAAGGGGATCATAACTATTGGCGATGGAGAAGCAGGGGGCAATTTTGCAAATTGCCCTGAATATTCTTCGTTCTTTAACAGCCATTTCACACACTACCAGGCCTTATTCGAATCAATGGAGTGCAACTTCCCTGTTTATCTAGCAGAAGCAAGAATTGCTATGGAAAGTCTTTTCTTGGCGCCTTATGTTTCCTCACATTCCTGGTTCCAGCACTGGCAAGACGCCAGGGGTAGTCAGCCATTATGCGGGCTGGATGGCCGGAGGATGAGCAGAGACTGCTTGATTGAAGCCAAAGAAATCGTGAATGAACAAAAAGCTTCATACAAGGTgaatttccaaaaagaaaacgAGAATGAAATTGTCCTGGAGTGGAGAGGTATTCCAATAGTAAGAGTTTCTAGCTGGATATAG
- the LOC113775329 gene encoding protein TIC 56, chloroplastic-like isoform X2 — MASLNFDFNPFNGDNWFKKPINLVSLFENLNPFKPQASTPNFAALSFKPSPKKPKNEAANPGKYEQMLDQFYWECENLPDYRHTPEVERLLNEDPVFEKLENPTPEELAENAKRWEEFRASPVVQFLARAEEIANKINELELKENSTPYRKEDRKLWKSLMYLDWMGGQCLGKQSRQRGNLMINFGISLGSSSLVSGVSVKGHIHQGDRLMLLKLSDTRGLKDAIMTVRTYIQRI, encoded by the exons ATGGCCTCGCTCAACTTCGACTTTAACCCATTCAACGGCGACAACTGGTTCAAGAAACCCATCAATCTTGTCTCGCTCTTTGAAAACCTGAATCCCTTTAAACCCCAAGCCAGCACCCCAAATTTTGCAGCCTTATCTTTTAAGCCCTCTCCCAAAAAACCCAAAAATGAAGCCGCAAACCCCGGAAAATACGAGCAAATGCTAGACCAGTTCTACTGGGAGTGCGAGAATTTGCCGGATTATAGGCACACCCCTGAGGTTGAGAGGCTCCTAAATGAAGACCCCGTTTTTGAGAAGCTGGAAAACCCCACGCCCGAAGAGCTTGCGGAGAATGCCAAGCGGTGGGAAGAGTTTCGGGCCAGCCCGGTGGTCCAGTTCTTGGCCCGCGCTGAGGAAATTGCTAACAAAATCAACGAACTTGAGCTTAAAGAGAACTCCACCCCTTACAGAAAGGAAGACAGGAAACTGTGGAAG TCCCTAATGTACTTGGATTGGATGGGAGGCCAATGCCTAGGAAAGCAATCAAGACAAAGAGGGAATCTGATGATAAATTTTGGGATTTCGCTAGGCAGTTCTTCTTTGGTCTCTGGCGTTTCCGTCAAAGGCCATATCCACCAGGGAGACCGATTGATGTTGCTCAAGCTATCGGATACAAGAGGCTTGAAAGACGCTATTATGACTGTAAGAACATACATACAGAGGATTTGA
- the LOC113775329 gene encoding protein TIC 56, chloroplastic-like isoform X1, translating into MASLNFDFNPFNGDNWFKKPINLVSLFENLNPFKPQASTPNFAALSFKPSPKKPKNEAANPGKYEQMLDQFYWECENLPDYRHTPEVERLLNEDPVFEKLENPTPEELAENAKRWEEFRASPVVQFLARAEEIANKINELELKENSTPYRKEDRKLWKAVPNVLGLDGRPMPRKAIKTKRESDDKFWDFARQFFFGLWRFRQRPYPPGRPIDVAQAIGYKRLERRYYDCKNIHTEDLMYLKLVNYVSRMLFVISFLVYLGHYLLK; encoded by the exons ATGGCCTCGCTCAACTTCGACTTTAACCCATTCAACGGCGACAACTGGTTCAAGAAACCCATCAATCTTGTCTCGCTCTTTGAAAACCTGAATCCCTTTAAACCCCAAGCCAGCACCCCAAATTTTGCAGCCTTATCTTTTAAGCCCTCTCCCAAAAAACCCAAAAATGAAGCCGCAAACCCCGGAAAATACGAGCAAATGCTAGACCAGTTCTACTGGGAGTGCGAGAATTTGCCGGATTATAGGCACACCCCTGAGGTTGAGAGGCTCCTAAATGAAGACCCCGTTTTTGAGAAGCTGGAAAACCCCACGCCCGAAGAGCTTGCGGAGAATGCCAAGCGGTGGGAAGAGTTTCGGGCCAGCCCGGTGGTCCAGTTCTTGGCCCGCGCTGAGGAAATTGCTAACAAAATCAACGAACTTGAGCTTAAAGAGAACTCCACCCCTTACAGAAAGGAAGACAGGAAACTGTGGAAG GCAGTCCCTAATGTACTTGGATTGGATGGGAGGCCAATGCCTAGGAAAGCAATCAAGACAAAGAGGGAATCTGATGATAAATTTTGGGATTTCGCTAGGCAGTTCTTCTTTGGTCTCTGGCGTTTCCGTCAAAGGCCATATCCACCAGGGAGACCGATTGATGTTGCTCAAGCTATCGGATACAAGAGGCTTGAAAGACGCTATTATGACTGTAAGAACATACATACAGAGGATTTGATGTATCTTAAGCTTGTGAATTATGTCAGCAGGATGTTATTTGTAATAAGTTTTTTGGTGTATTTGGGTCACTACCTTCTGAAGTGA
- the LOC113775918 gene encoding gamma-interferon-responsive lysosomal thiol protein-like has translation MASQKRTFGFVIFASLFIVLAVNQSAAAVAASPPLDQGSRSSSITFRGGRIRNSSVAAASGYPDEEEDDDDVVVLSLYYESLCPYCANFIVNQLVKVFQTDLASIVQLRLVPWGNTQITPNNAWVCQHGPDECKLNMVEACAIYAWPNPRTHYQIIYCIEQLRLNNRWQSCFPTLGLTSTPISNCLSTGLAVKLERGYADETARLNPPHRFVPWVLVNNLPLREDYQNFVSYICKAYRGRLTPQACKSYKLEVNSVNMVNPIQACFPENATSGIQFDPSGPSLEQPGTYN, from the exons ATGGCATCTCAGAAACGAACATTCGGATTTGTTATCTTTGCAAGTCTCTTCATTGTTTTGGCGGTCAATCAATCCGCTGCTGCTGTAGCAGCTTCCCCGCCTTTAGATCAGGGTAGCAGAAGTAGCAGCATTACTTTCCGCGGCGGAAGGATCAGGAATTCTTCTGTAGCGGCCGCCAGTGGCTATcctgatgaagaagaagatgatgatgacgTCGTGGTGCTGTCCCTGTACTACGAGTCTCTGTGCCCATACTGCGCAAACTTTATAGTGAATCAACTGGTGAAGGTGTTTCAAACAGATCTCGCCTCCATCGTTCAACTCAGGCTTGTCCCTTGGGGTAACACCCAAATTACACCAAATAACGCATGGGTTTGCCAG CACGGTCCCGATGAATGTAAACTCAACATGGTGGAAGCCTGTGCTATCTACGCTTGGCCTAATCCG AGAACGCATTACCAGATTATATATTGCATAGAGCAGCTGCGGTTAAACAACAGATGGCAATCTTGTTTTCCGACGCTGGGACTGACTTCGACGCCTATTTCGAATTGTCTCAGCACAGGACTGGCAGTTAAG CTTGAACGAGGGTATGCTGATGAAACTGCTCGTCTTAATCCCCCTCACAGATTCGTGCCATGGGTGCTTGTGAATAATTTACCCCTTCGAGAA GACTACCAGAATTTCGTGTCCTACATCTGCAAAGCTTACCGGGGTAGACTGACACCCCAAGCCTGCAAATCATACAAGCTGGAGGTCAACTCAGTTAATATGGTGAATCCCATCCAGGCATGCTTTCCAGAGAATGCTACAAGCGGGATACAATTCGATCCTTCAGGACCTTCACTTGAACAGCCAGGAACATACAATTAA